Proteins encoded in a region of the Globicephala melas chromosome 1, mGloMel1.2, whole genome shotgun sequence genome:
- the FBXO2 gene encoding F-box only protein 2: MDGDGDPESVGQPEEASPEEQQQEAGAEEASGGEERPEDEGEEEEAAYLDELPEPLLLRVLAELPAAELVQACRLVCLRWKELVDGSPLWLLKCQQEGLVPEGGPEEERDHWQQFYFLSKRRRNLLRNPCGEEDLEGWCDVEHGGDGWRVEELPGDCGVEFIHDESVKKYFASSFEWCRKAQVIDLQAEGYWEELLDTTQPAIVVKDWYSGRRDAGCLYELTVKLLSEHEDVLAEFNSGQVAVPQDSDDGGWIEISHTFTDYGPGVRFVRFEHGGQDCVYWKGWFGARVTNSSVWVEP; encoded by the exons AGAGCGTGGGCCAGCCGGAGGAGGCGAGCCCGGaggagcagcagcaggaggcTGGCGCGGAGGAGGCGAGCGGCGGGGAGGAGCGGCCCGAGGacgagggggaggaggaggaggccgcGTACCTGGACGAGCTGCCCGAGCCGCTGCTGCTTCGCGTGCTGGCCGAGCTGCCCGCCGCCGAGCTGGTGCAGGCCTGCCGCCTGGTGTGCCTGCGCTGGAAGGAGCTGGTCGACGGCTCTCCCCTGTGGCTGCTCAAGTGTCAGCAAGAGGGTCTGGTACCCGAGGGCGGCCCCGAGGAAGAGCGCGACCACTGGCAGCAGTTCTACTTCCTGAGCAAGAGGCGGCGCAACCTGCTACGCAACCCGTGCGGGGAAG AGGACTTGGAGGGCTGGTGCGACGTGGAGCACGGTGGGGACGGCTGGAGGGTGGAGGAGCTGCCCGGAGACTGCGGGGTGGAATTCATCCACGACGAGAGTGTCAAGAAGTACTTCGCCTCCTCCTTCGA GTGGTGTCGCAAAGCGCAGGTCATTGACCTGCAGGCTGAGGGCTACTGGGAGGAGCTGCTGGACACCACTCAGCCGGCCATCGTGGTGAAGGACTG GTACTCGGGCCGCAGAGACGCCGGCTGCCTGTACGAGCTCACGGTGAAGCTGCTGTCAGAGCACGAGGACGTGCTGGCCGAGTTCAACAGCGGGCAGGTGGCAGTGCCACAAGACAGCGACGACGGTGGCTGGATTGAG ATCTCCCACACCTTCACCGACTATGGGCCGGGCGTCCGCTTCGTCCGCTTCGAGCACGGCGGACAGGACTGCGTCTACTGGAAGGGCTGGTTCGGGGCCCGGGTGACCAACAGCAGCGTGTGGGTGGAGCCCTGA